AGCATGAGCTTGGCGCGCCGGAACATGCTGAAGACGCCCGACTCGTCGACCGTGCCCCATGACAGGTAGATGAACCGGCGGCCCAGACGGTCCTGCACATAGGGCCCTTTGACCTCCGTGCCGGTCGGCGAGGCGAGCGCGGTGCACTCCAGGGTCCAGGTCGCGGACGCGGCGTCGCCGGGCTGCGGTTCGAGGAGTTCGGCCGGACGGTCCCGGCGTTGTACGGCCACGTGGATGTTGTCGTACGTCGGCGCACCGCTGCCGACGGGGGCCGGACAGGTGCGGCCGGGCAGGTCGACGGCGTCGATACGGATGCGCATGCCGACCATCATCCCGCCAATCCGGCGACGGTTCTCCACGAGCGTCGTCCCCGCACTCGCGCTGGGCCCCGCGGTCACCGCCCACGCGTGGCCCGCCGCCGCGCCCGGTACCGCGTCCAGCGCGATCTGCAAGGTCGAAAGAGACTCGAACGGCAACCACCTGTGGGGTGTGGGATTCCCCGGTGGCGCCGGGGTGACCTTCTCGGGCTCCAGCACGGGCACCGTCTCGACGGACCACACGGGATACCCCCAGGTTCCCGACCTGGGGGTTTCGCGCGGGCGAGACGCCATGGGGGACGGGAGAGGCCCCTAGCCGATGCCGGATCCGGTACCGACGCGGATGCCCCGCGCGAACGGCTCGAAGATGTGGCTGAAGGTCCAGGTGTCCTGGGCGATGCCGGAGCAGGAGTTGGCGCCGGCCGTGCCCACGCAACCGCCGTTGTCGCGCTGGAGGGCCCAGAAGGAGAGCGTGTCGATGCCCTTGGCGACCGCCCAGTTCTCCACCTTCACCGCGTCCTGCGGGGTGAAGGTCTCCTCCGGGCCGTAATCGTCGATGCCGGGCATCTCGGTGACGCCGATCATGTGCCAGAGCTTCGCCGGGTTCTTCTTCGGGTAGAGCGCGGCGAGTTGGTCGTGCAGCCCGGAGGTGGCGGTCCTGGTGTCGGCCGCCATGTCGTGGGTGGCTCCGTCCCAGTAGTCGAACGTCATGATGTTGACGACGTCCACGCGCGCGCCGTTGTCGACGGCGTTGCGCAGCAGCGCCACGCCGTTGGGTGCGAGGCCCGTGGCGGTGGTCGGCAGAGTGTAGGAGAACTGCACGCTGCGGCCGGTCCGTTCGGCCCAGCGCTCCACCTTGGCGATGGCCTTGTTGCGGCGGTCGATCCCGGCGGTGTTGTTGATGGAGTCGGCCTCGATGTCGAGGTCGATCCGGGTGACGCCGTAGGTCTTGACGAGGCTTTCGTAGACCGAGGCGATGGCGTCGATGTCGGTGCAACTGTCGGCCAGTTCGGTTCCGGTGGTGTCGGCGCTGTAGCCGCCGAAGGACGGGACGACGTTGCCGCCGTGCGCCTGGATCGTGGCGATGTCCCCGCCGAAGGTCGCCTCGGCGATCGGCTGGGTGGAGGCGCCGTTCCAGTACGCGGTGCACGAGCCCGTCGCGGCCGTCTGGAGAAAGGCCATCGTGAGGTACTTGTTGCCCGACTCGGCGGCGAGGGCGGCGGGGCTCTCGCCCGTCCACGCCTCGAAGTACGGCGCCGCCACATGCGCGGGCATGTGCCGCGCCACCTGCGCGGGTGCCCGCTCCGCGGCGAGCGCGCCGCCTCCGCCGAGCGCGACCAGCCCGGCTGTGAGAGTGGTCGCGGTGGCGCCGGACAGCAGCGCGCGAAGTGGCCCAGATCGTCTCATGGACGCTCCCATGGTGAAGGAAGAGCAGGTGGGACAGCGGGAATCCGGAAAGGTTCGTGCGATGTCCACCGGTCGGTACACGCCGGAGAGCTCTCCATGACCAAGGGCGAACAGGGACCATGGTTGGACTAGACCAATTGTCTGTCAAGGTTCTTTACAGTTAACTGTTCAGAACATGGTGCGGCCGTTCTCGGAACCGGGCTGTTCCCCGGCCGAGTCGCGCGGCGAGTGTTGTTCAGCAGCCGGTGCCGGTCGGGGTGAACTCCATGCGGGCGTGCTCGTCCGCGCCATGGGCTTCGTTGTAGGTGGCCGGGGTGACCTGGTACCAGACGTCGTCCCTGGCGGTGTCGCCGGCGACGTCGTCCAGGCTTACGCACCACCGCTGCGGCCGAACGGTTCGCGTGTACGTCTCGGTGCCCGTGCGGACCTTCTTGCAGCTCTGGTACCGCTCCGTGGTGTACCAGGTGCGGGTCGTCCTGTGCGTGCCCGTGCCCGTGCGCTGGGTGTGCCTGACCTGCCGGGTGGCGGACGTGCACTTCCTGACCAGGTGCGGGCGGGTGGCCCTGGTGGTCTTCGCGGCGAGGTGGCGGACCGAGTCCTTGAGTCCGGAGACGGTGTCCGGGCTCGGCGAGGCCTTCTGGGCGGTGCCCGTACTGCCCTGACCGGCATCGGTCACGGCTCCCGAGTCCACGCCGCGCGCGCCGCCGCCCCCACCGCCGCACGCGCCCAGCCCGGCTATGAGGACCGCGGTCGCTCCGGCCACCAGCAGCCGCTTGCCGAACATGTCTCCCCCTGAGGTCAGCGGCGGTCAGCGTAACGGATCACCGGACACGCGGCGCCGGCTGGGCTCGCGAGAACAGGGGAAATCCTGTGTTGTCAGAAGACCTGCGTGAAGCAGCCGAAGCCGATCACGAGCACCGCCGCGATCGCTGTCAGTGCTCTGAGGACCTGTGGTGTTCTGGTCGTCATCCCGGACTCCTTTCCGTTCACAGGCAGTAACGGACGAGCCACTCGTCCGCGCTGTACGCGTCTCGCGCCGGGTCGGGCACCGTGGCGGGCCGTTCCTCGACCGTGTCCTCGACCCGAACGCGCTCCGGCAGCGTGCCGAACCGCGCCCGGCGTGCCGCCTCCGCGGCGTCGGGGGCCGTCTCCGTCCGCTCTGTCTGTGTCATCTCGCGTACCTCGCTTCGGTAGGTGCACCCCGGTCGGCGACATCGATCAGTCACCTACTCAACTGGTGATGATGCCCAGATGTTCCGGCCCCGCGCATCACCTGTCAAGATGGTGATGTGAATCTGGATCACGTCTTCGTCTGCGGGAACCCGGCCCTCGACTTCGCCGCGACACTCCGCGCTCGCCGCTCGCTGCGGTTCGAGATGCTCGCTTCACCGGACCGCCTCGACGCCTGGTACCTGGAGTCCGGAGTCGTCGACTCCGTCTCCGCGAGCCAGGACTCCGACGTCGGGCGGGCGACGGCGCTGCGGGAGGCCGTCTACGCGCTGGTCACCGCCCGCCGGCTGGGCGAGGCGTACGACGACGAGGCCCTGGCCGTGCTGAACGCCGCGGCCCGGAACGCCGCGGCGACACCGCAGCTCACTCCGGCGGGCCGGTGGACGGCGGCGACCCCGGAGGAAGCGCTGTCGACGGTGGCGCGGCTCGCCGTCGAGCTGCTGGGCGGACCGGATGTGCCGCTGCTGAAGGAGTGCGGCAACCCGGAGTGCACCCGGATCTACATCGACCGCTCGCGGGGCATGCGTCGGCAGTGGTGCGGCATGGAGTCCTGCGGCAACAGGATCAAGGCCGCGGCCTACCGCGCCCGCAAGAGGGAGACGCGGACGGTCGCGACCGCCTGATCGACGGTCGGCGCCGCGCGCCGGCTCAGTCGGAGGCGGCTGACCCCTGCGGCGAGGACGCCTTCGCCGGCAGTTGGAACCACATGGTCTTGCCGGTGGCGGTGGTGGTGCTGCCCCAGGCCTCGGCGAGCAGGTCGAGCAGGTCGATGCCGCGCCCGCCTTCCGCGTCGGCGTCGACGACACGCCGTACGGGCCCGGTGGGGTCGGTGTCCTCGACCTCGCACCGCAGGCGGGATTCGCGCACCTGCAGGTTGAGCCGCAGTGGGCCGCGCGTGTGGCACAGGGCGTTGGTGACCAGTTCGCTGACCAGGAGCTCGGCCGTGTCGGCCAGGTCCCGCAGACCCCAGTCGCCCAGTTGTCCGGTCACCAGGCGGCGGCCCTGGCGGACCGAGGTCAGCTCCCGCGGCAGGGGCCAGGAGGCGTCCCAGTCGGTGGCACGGCCGCGAGGCGCGTCAAAGGGACGTACGGGTGCCAGCGTGCGCGACCAGAGAGCCTGGTGCCGGGCGAACCACGAGGTGAGTGGGGCCTTCCGCCCCGACTCCTCCTGCTCTTCCTGTCGGCGGCAAAGCCGGGCAACGAGTCCCCTGCGCGGGGTCGCGGTGAGGCCGATGGCCTGGAAGGCCATGGAGAATCAGTCCCTTCTGGAGCGTCGGCGGCCGTGGTTGCCGCGGCGGAAGTGCGCCGCTGACGGGGCAGGGCGTGCCTGGCCTCGCATTCGCGTAGCACTCGCTACAGTTCAAATATACGCGTAGCGGGCACTACAGTAAATACCTCAACGAAAGTAATGAATCGGACACCGCACCTCCGACCGCACGGGAGCCTCCATGCCGCGCCCGCCCGACCCGGCCAAACGACGCGACCTGCTGGACCGGGTCCGCGAGTACATGATCCGCAATGGCCTGGTGGACCTGTCCCTCCGCCCGCTGGCCCGGGCCCTGGGCACCAGCGACCGCATGCTCCTGTACTACTTCGGCACCAAGGAACGCATGGTCGCCGAGGCGCTCGCCCTGGACGAGCGGCGACCGCTCCTGCGCACCCGGAGCCTGCTCGGCGTCGTCGACGCTCCCAGGGACCCGGCATGGGCCCGCGGCTTCATGGAAGAGGTCTGGCAGCAGTTCGCCGACCCCGACCTGCGCGCCGCGCTCCCCCTCTATCTCGAGATCATGGTCACCGGTCTGCTCCACCCCGACCGATACGGACCCGTCATGCGCGACACGCTCGCCGAGTGGACGGGCCTGCTCACCTCCGTCTTCCGCGACATGGGCCTGCCCGAGGCGCGAGCGCGCACCGAGGCCGTCCTCCTGGTCGACGCGTGCTTCGGTCTGCTCGTCGCACCCGTGGTCGACAGGGACTGGGACGCGGCCGACGCGGCCTTCCGCGTCCTCCTCGACCGCCTCGAACCCGGCTGGCGAACCACGTAGCGAACGCCGCCCCGCTGGGGGAGACGCCGTGGGTGACCCCGTGGGCGACCCCGTGGGCGACGTCGCGCGAGGGGACGTGCGAACCGGTACGTTGGGAATGAAGGGCACCTATCCGCCCCTTGTGGGAGACCCACCATGCGCAGGATCAGTCAGCGCTGCTTGAGTGCGGTCGCGGGCCTGGCCGCCGCCCTCGTCGTCGCCCCGCCGGCATCGGCCGCGACGTCAACCCCGTACGGCCGACCGGACACCCAACCGCGCACGCAGGTGTTCCAGTTGGTCGCCAAACAGACCCAGTCCGAATCCCTCGACCTGGGCAAGAAGGGGCTCAGCCGGGGCGACGAGCTCGTCATCGCCGAGGACTTGTACCGCGACGGCCGGAGGATCGGCGACCACAGCGTGGTCTGCGTCCATGTCCACCTCGATCCGGACGAGCTCCAGTGCGTCGGAACCTTCGCTCTGCCGCAGGGGCAGATCGCCTCGCAGGCGCTGCTCCACCTGCCGCCGGCCCCCTCCATCGACATCGCCGTCACCGGCGGTTCGGGTGCCTTCAGTTCGGCTCGGGGCTACGTCCACACCGTCCCCGCCGGGAAGACGGTACGGAACCTCACCTTCCACCTCACCCTTGACGCCTCATCAGGAACCTGACTCCGTCGAGAAGAAAGACATCCGCATGGACCTGAAACTCGAAGTCATCGTGCTGCCTGTCTCCGACGTCGACCGGGCCAGGAGTTTCTACGAGGCGGCGGGATTCCGGATGGACGCCGACCACGCCGCCCATGACGACTACCGGGTGGTGCAGTTCACGCCGCCCGGCTCCGAATGCGCCATCATCTTCGGCAAGGGGGTCACCTCCGCCGAGCCCGGTTCGGTCCGGGGCCTGTACCTCATCGTCCCGGACATCGAGAAGGCCCACGCGGAGCTCAGCGGCCGGGGCGTCGAGATGAGCGAGGTGTTCCACGACGCCGGAGGGATCTTCCAGCACGGCCACGGCGCCCAGGGGGTCACCTACCAGGGCGGGGAGGCGGAACGGGTGCCCGGCCCGCACCCCGACCGCGCCGACTACGGCTCCTACGCCACCTTCAGCGACCCGGACGGCAACGGCTGGGTGCTCCAGGAGGTGAGGAAGCGGGCCCCCGGCCGCTGACACCGCGCGCCCGCGACCGCAGAACCAGGCCGAATCCGGAGGCAGGGATGACAGACAGCAACCATGGCCACAGCCATGCCGTTCTCGACGACGGCCCCTCCTCATGACCGCCGCACCCGGCGTTCCCGGCACCCATCGCCGGTCCGACCTCGCCGACCGGACGGTCGTGGTCATCGGCGCCAGCGCGGGAATCGGACTCGAGGCCGCCCGCCAGGTACGTGCGGACGGCGGCCGGTTGGTCCTGGTCGGCCGCAACCCCGAACGGCTGCGGCAGGCCGCCCTGGAGCTGGAACCCGTCGGCACGGCCGCGTTCGACGCCACCGACACCGACCGCCTCCAGCGGTTCTTCCAGGATCTGGACGGACCGGTCGACCACGTACTGGTCACAGCGGGCGGCCCCTACTACATGCCGTTGGAGAGCATGGACCTCGCCGACGCCCGCCGTGCCTTCGACGAGCGCATCGCCCTGGCCCTCGGGGTCGCCCTCTACAGCCGTGACAAGATCCGCGCCGGTGGCACCCTGTTGTTCATCGGAGGCACCGGCGGCCGACGCCCCGGTGTCGGCATGGCCGTGGCGTCGGCCGCCACCGCGGCTCTGCCCGCCCTCGTCGCCAACCTGGCGCTCGAGATGGCGCCGGTCCGGGTGAATCTCATCGCCGCCGGATTCGTCGACACACCCCTGTCGGCCTCGCTGCTGGGGGATCGGCTCGACGCCCGGCGCGAGGAACTGC
This portion of the Streptomyces mirabilis genome encodes:
- a CDS encoding DUF5990 family protein, which encodes MRIRIDAVDLPGRTCPAPVGSGAPTYDNIHVAVQRRDRPAELLEPQPGDAASATWTLECTALASPTGTEVKGPYVQDRLGRRFIYLSWGTVDESGVFSMFRRAKLMLDVVPAEVLAAAAREGLLVGRLGLTDAHGNPLCARVEPPHITWTAESAS
- a CDS encoding chitinase, with translation MRRSGPLRALLSGATATTLTAGLVALGGGGALAAERAPAQVARHMPAHVAAPYFEAWTGESPAALAAESGNKYLTMAFLQTAATGSCTAYWNGASTQPIAEATFGGDIATIQAHGGNVVPSFGGYSADTTGTELADSCTDIDAIASVYESLVKTYGVTRIDLDIEADSINNTAGIDRRNKAIAKVERWAERTGRSVQFSYTLPTTATGLAPNGVALLRNAVDNGARVDVVNIMTFDYWDGATHDMAADTRTATSGLHDQLAALYPKKNPAKLWHMIGVTEMPGIDDYGPEETFTPQDAVKVENWAVAKGIDTLSFWALQRDNGGCVGTAGANSCSGIAQDTWTFSHIFEPFARGIRVGTGSGIG
- a CDS encoding CGNR zinc finger domain-containing protein; protein product: MNLDHVFVCGNPALDFAATLRARRSLRFEMLASPDRLDAWYLESGVVDSVSASQDSDVGRATALREAVYALVTARRLGEAYDDEALAVLNAAARNAAATPQLTPAGRWTAATPEEALSTVARLAVELLGGPDVPLLKECGNPECTRIYIDRSRGMRRQWCGMESCGNRIKAAAYRARKRETRTVATA
- a CDS encoding ATP-binding protein encodes the protein MAFQAIGLTATPRRGLVARLCRRQEEQEESGRKAPLTSWFARHQALWSRTLAPVRPFDAPRGRATDWDASWPLPRELTSVRQGRRLVTGQLGDWGLRDLADTAELLVSELVTNALCHTRGPLRLNLQVRESRLRCEVEDTDPTGPVRRVVDADAEGGRGIDLLDLLAEAWGSTTTATGKTMWFQLPAKASSPQGSAASD
- a CDS encoding TetR/AcrR family transcriptional regulator; translation: MPRPPDPAKRRDLLDRVREYMIRNGLVDLSLRPLARALGTSDRMLLYYFGTKERMVAEALALDERRPLLRTRSLLGVVDAPRDPAWARGFMEEVWQQFADPDLRAALPLYLEIMVTGLLHPDRYGPVMRDTLAEWTGLLTSVFRDMGLPEARARTEAVLLVDACFGLLVAPVVDRDWDAADAAFRVLLDRLEPGWRTT
- a CDS encoding allene oxide cyclase barrel-like domain-containing protein; translated protein: MRRISQRCLSAVAGLAAALVVAPPASAATSTPYGRPDTQPRTQVFQLVAKQTQSESLDLGKKGLSRGDELVIAEDLYRDGRRIGDHSVVCVHVHLDPDELQCVGTFALPQGQIASQALLHLPPAPSIDIAVTGGSGAFSSARGYVHTVPAGKTVRNLTFHLTLDASSGT
- a CDS encoding VOC family protein, which translates into the protein MDLKLEVIVLPVSDVDRARSFYEAAGFRMDADHAAHDDYRVVQFTPPGSECAIIFGKGVTSAEPGSVRGLYLIVPDIEKAHAELSGRGVEMSEVFHDAGGIFQHGHGAQGVTYQGGEAERVPGPHPDRADYGSYATFSDPDGNGWVLQEVRKRAPGR
- a CDS encoding SDR family oxidoreductase, which produces MTAAPGVPGTHRRSDLADRTVVVIGASAGIGLEAARQVRADGGRLVLVGRNPERLRQAALELEPVGTAAFDATDTDRLQRFFQDLDGPVDHVLVTAGGPYYMPLESMDLADARRAFDERIALALGVALYSRDKIRAGGTLLFIGGTGGRRPGVGMAVASAATAALPALVANLALEMAPVRVNLIAAGFVDTPLSASLLGDRLDARREELRTTLPIRRVVGPADVAALAVHIMCNGALTGGTYDIDGGQQLLPH